The genomic stretch CTTTGATTCAAAAATTCGAATAGTTTGTGGCATTCCCGACTAATTTGGTTGTATTTTTGTGTATTATCATGTAGAATAATGAATTAGTGACAATGTAGCTAAATATAGCAATTCATTAACAAATATATGTGATGCGCTTAGGATAATTCATAGGGGGTTTATGTAATAATGGTACAAATAGGAACAACTACAGTAAAACGCGGTATGGCGGAAATGCAAAAAGGCGGCGTCATCATGGACGTTGTAAACGCTGAGCAAGCAAGAATCGCAGAAGCTGCTGGTGCAGTTGCTGTTATGGCATTAGAGAGAGTACCGTCGGATATCCGTGCACAAGGTGGAGTCGCTAGAATGGCTGACCCTACAATCACGGAAGAAGTTATGAAAGCAGTTACTATCCCAGTTATGGCAAAAGCACGTATTGGCCATATTGTGGAAGCTCGTGTATTAGAAGCTATGGGTGTAGACTACATCGATGAGAGTGAAGTATTAACTCCTGCTGATGAAGTGTATCACATTGATAAGAACAAGTTCACTGTACCTTTCGTATGTGGTGCTCGTGATTTAGGGGAAGCGCTTCGTCGCATTGGTGAAGGCGCATCGATGATCCGTACAAAGGGTGAGCCAGGAACTGGTAATATCGTAGAAGCTGTTCGTCATATGCGTACTATGCAAAGCCAAATCCGCCAAGTGAAGAACATGGCAGAGGACGAGCTTATGGCATTCGCGAAGAACATTGGAGCTCCTTTCGAGTTAATCCAGTTTATTTTCAAAAATGGTAAGTTACCAGTTGTTAACTTTGCTGCTGGTGGTGTAGCAACACCTGCGGATGCTGCTCTTATGATGCAATTAGGAGCTGACGGCGTATTCGTTGGATCTGGAATTTTCAAATCGGACAACCCAGAGAAGTTTGCTCGTGCGATTGTTGAAGCAACGACTCACTTCGAAGACTACAAGTTGATTGGTGAATTATCTAAGAACCTTGGAACTGCCATGAAGGGCATCGATATCTCTACTTTAAAAGAAGAAGAGAAAATGGCGAATCGCGGCTGGTAATACAATAATCAGGAGTGACATATATAATGAAGACAATCGGTGTATTAGCTCTACAAGGAGCTGTACGCGAGCATATGAATATGATCGAAAAGGCTGGCGCTAAAGCTGTAGCAGTTAAGAAACTAGAGCAGCTGGAAGAGATAGACGGCCTGATATTACCTGGTGGGGAATCTACGACCATCGGTAAACTCATGAAAAAGTATGGGTTCGATGAGGGGATTCGTAAATTTGCTGAAGCAAAGCCAGTCATGGGTACTTGTGCAGGAATGATTGTCTTAGCAAAGGAAATTGTAGGACAAGAAGAAGCGCATTTAGGGTTATTAGATATATCGGTGGAGCGTAATGCCTTTGGTCGCCAAGTCGACAGCTTTGAACAAAAGCTGAATATTCCTGGTGTTGGGGAAGACTATTGTTCCGTTTTTATTCGCGCACCATTGGTTGCCGAAGTAAAAAGTGACAATGTTCAAATCTTAGCCCAGCATGACCAACGGACAGTGATTGTTCGTCAAGGGAACATTTTGGGGATGTCGTTTCACCCAGAGCTTACAGATGACGAGCGTGTCCATCGCTATTTTATAGAGATGGTAGAAGGTAAGCATTAAGTTTCTAACGTTTAAGATTATGATTCACATAAGGGATAAGGCAGAGTTTTGATACTCTGCTTTATTTTTGTTTTAGAAAGAGGTAAAATGTAGAAGAATAATAGCAACAAAGGAGATGAAGATACTTGCTTGATCCAAAACTAATTAGAGCTAACTTGGAAGATGTGAAGAAAGCCTTATCGAAACGTGGGGAAGATATTAAGGACTTAGATATATTTATAGAGCTTGATCAACAACGACGTGATTTATTAGTGCAGGTAGAGGCATTGAAGAACCGTCGAAATGTAGTTTCGGAAGATGTAGCTGTTAAGAAGAAGAATAAGGAAGATGCAGAAGATCTGATTTTACAAATGCGGGAAGTATCCCAGCAGGTAAAAGACCTCGATGATAAGGTCCGTGAAATTGACGAGAAGCTAGAGGATGTATTACTTGGCATTCCTAATATACCACACGAGTCAGTACCTGTTGGCGAGACAGAGGATGATAATGTGGTAGAACGTCTTGTCGGAGATATTCCGAACTTCGATTTTGAAGCAAAAGCTCATTGGGACCTTGGGACAAGCCTAGGAATTCTTGATTTCGAAACGGCTGGTAAAGTAACTGGCGCGCGATTTGTTTTTTATAAGGGGTTAGGTGCGCGTTTAGAAAGAGCACTTTTTAACTTTATGTTAGATTTACATACGATGGAGCATGGTTATGAAGAAGTATTACCGCCATACATTGTCAATCGCGCAAGTATGACGGGTACAGGGCAGTTGCCGAAGTTTGAAGAAGATGCTTTTAAAATTGCTGATAGTGACTACTTCTTAATCCCGACGGCAGAAGTACCAGTAACGAACATGCATCGTGATGAGATCCTAACAAATGATCAATTGCCGATTAAGTATGCTGCGTTCAGTGCATGCTTCCGTCGCGAAGCAGGCTCTGCTGGTAGAGATACAAGAGGTCTAATTCGTCAGCACCAGTTTAATAAGGTAGAGCTTGTAAAGTTCGTTCGCCCGGAAGACTCCCATGAAGAACTGGAGACTTTAGTGAAGGACGCAGAGAAGGTTTTACAATTATTGAAGTTACCATATCGTGTGATGCGTATGTGTACGGCGGACTTAGGCTTTACGGCTGCGAAAAAGTTTGATATTGAAGTATGGATGCCTAGCTATGCGACATATCGTGAGATATCCTCTTGTAGTAACTTTGAAGATTTCCAAGCACGACGTGCGAAAATTCGTTTCCGCCGTGACGAGAAGGGTAAGCCGGAATTCGTGCATACATTAAACGGCTCAGGACTGGCTATAGGGCGTACGGTTTCTGCTTTGCTTGAAAATTATCAGCAGGCAGATGGCAGTGTGATTATACCAGAAGTGCTCCGTCCGTATATGGGTGGGGTAGAAAAAATTAGTCCAAAAGCATAAAAATTATTTTCTAAAATATTTTCATGTGAAATATATTGACATTAGCGGTAAGGTTAAATATAATGTGATTAAATAAGTTTAGTAATACTTAATATTTGGCAAGGAAAACCATTTCTATGTCAGATAAAGTGACGAAAATGCAAAGGCGTGTTTTCTATGTACACTTCGAATCAAATGAAATTAAATGGTGTTTCTAGTCATATGGTATCGCTCGGGGATTTTTGCGAGTTCATTTACTGATAAGGCAATGGGGTCTTATTCTGAAGTTTTATTCTTCAGAATGAGCCCCTTTTTATTTGTACTATAGTATCATTCAGAATTCTTCATGAATTATTAATTATATTTCTCTGAATGCGAGATTTATGGGGATTTTAAAAAAGTAGATTAAGGTGGTGGTGAAGCACTGAAACTTTGCAATGGGGAGTAATAATCACAACTAGAATTCGCATACACAACATCTTAGGGAGGTTTAATTATGGGAGAAAAGTTGAATGAAGAAAAGTTAAACACATCGCCATATGAATTAGATGGTAAGCCGCCTTTAAAGGAAGCAATTCCACTAGGAATTCAGCACGTGTTGGCGATGTTTGTAGGAAACGTAACGGTTCCTATTATTGTTGCAGGAGCCATTGGTTTAACGGTGGAAGATCGCGCGTTCTTGATACAGTGCGCCATGTTAATTGCAGGGGTCGCTACATTATTACAGGTTTATCGTATTGGACCAGTGGGAGCTAGACTACCAATCGTAATGGGAACTAGTTTTGGTTTTGTACCAATTGCAATTTCTGTTGGGAATACGTATGGGTTATCGGCCGTTTTTGGAGCTGCACTTATAGGTGGATTATTTGAAATGGTACTAGGGTCGTTCTTAAAACCATTACGTAAGCTATTCCCTCCTGTTGTAACAGGTACTGTACTTTTAACTATCGGATTATATTTAATTCCAACAGGTATGAATTATGTAGCTGGTGGAGTTGGTAAGCCAGACTTTGGTTCTTTCTCGAACTTGTTTTTAGCAGGACTTGTTTTTGTAACAATACTCATCTTTAATCAATACACAAAGGGTATGTTTAAAGTTGCTTCCATACTGATTGGTATGGTTGTGGGTTACATCGTTGCAATTCCTATGGGCAAGGTGAACTTTGATGCTGTAGTAAATGCACCTTGGTTCTCTATACCAATGCCTTTAGAATATGGCATTACATTTGTATGGCCTGCGATTTTCGCAATGTGTCTGATGTATGTTGTTACTGCGATTGAGACTGTAGGAGATATTTCGGGGATTACAGTTGGTGGAGCAAAGCGCGAAGCTACGGATGAAGAATTACGTGGCGGAATTATGGCCGATGGTCTTGGTAGTGTTCTTGCAGCGTTATTTAACGCTTTCCCGAATACATCGTTCAGTCAAAACGTAGGGATCGTTTCACTTACTGGAATCATGAGCCGATTCGTAGTGTTAATTGGTGCCGTATTCTTAATCTTAGCAGGTCTTTTCCCTAAGCTTGGTGCTATTATCGCGGTTATGCCGACAAGTGTACTTGGTGGAGCAGCAATCATTATGTTCGCAATGATTATGACATCAGGTATCGCAATGGTAAGTAGAGATTTAAGCCAGAGAAACTTGTTAATTCTTGCTTGCTCATTAGGCATAGGGCTTGGAGTAGGTAATGTTCCGGGAGTACTAGGAGCGTTTTCTGAAACAACGAAACTGATTCTTGGTGGTTCTGGCGGTATGGTAATCGCTGCATTCCTTGCAGTTATATTAAACGTTGTATTACCTAAGGGTACTGCTGATAGCAAACCAATTTGTGTATCAGAAGAGACAAAAATAGAAGCGTAAGAAAAAAGGTATTATTTTTCAATAGCGTATAATATAATGAAGCTATATTTAGTACTACTAAATTATTTTAGTAGTACTAAATATTTTTCAGAGTGTTTTACCTCAATAGGGGATCTATCATTGCCTAGAAATATTTGTCCAATCATGTAGCATATGGATAGATATATAGTCCTTACAGATGATAGAATGAAATAAAAATTAGATAGTCTCAATGAGGTGAGGATATGCTAAACATTTCATTACAGGTTAATGGGGTTTTGATACAACGTGAAGTAGACGAAAAAATGACATTGCTACAATTTTTACGCGACAACTTAGGCTTATTAGGTGCTAAGAATGGCTGCGCAAAGGGGCACTGTGGTACTTGTACGATTATTATAGATGGGGAAGCCAAGCGAGCCTGTTTAGTTCGTATGGGGAAAGTCAAGGACGGTTCCGTCATTGAAACCATCGAAGGACTTTCGGAAGACGGAGAGCTACATCCGATTCAATCGGCGTTTGTGACAGAAGGTGCGATTCAATGTGGCTTTTGCACGCCGGGAATGGTGTTAGCGACAAAGGCATTACTGGATAAGAACTTGGAGCCAACAGATGAAGAAATCAAGTTTGCACTAAAGAATAATCTTTGCCGCTGTACGGGCTATGTAACGATATTTCAGGCGGTTAGAACAGCAGCAAACATGCTACAGGAAATGAAAAAAGTAAACGAACAGGCAGATCAATATAACGGGAAGGAATTCAATCAATATACCGAATCTCAAGTAATGGGTGTGTCCAAGGTCCGTAAGGATGTTGTCGCAAAGGTGACTGGAAAAGGGATTTTTGCAGACGACTATTATGCAGAAGATATGCTATACGGTAGGCTACTATTTAGCACAGAATCCCATGCAGATATTCTAGCAATTGATACGAAGGAAGCAGAGTCACTACCAGGCGTAAAGCTCATTCTCACGGGCAAGGACATTCCTGGTCGTAATAGCTTTGGATTAATCGTTCCTCAGCAGCCGGTATTAGCAGAAAAGCGGATTCGATATTTAGGAGAAGCAGTGGCGGCAGTCTTTGCTGAGACGCAGGAAAAAGCCGATGAGGCTGTGAAACGCATTCGTGTTCAATATCAGCCATTACCTGCAGTTTTTTCAGCGGTAGAAGGCATGGAAGAAACGGCAGTGAAGGTCCATGACGCAGGAAATATCGTGGATCATGTAAAAGTGCGTAAAGGAAATTTAGAAAAAGGCTTTGCCAAAGCTGATATTATTATTGAAGGAAACTATTATACACCGGCTATCGAGCATGCGTATCTCGAGCCAGAAGCATGTTTAGTGAAACCTTTATTTGACGGATCTATAGAAATCTGGACAGGAAATCAGGGGTCAATACCTTTTCAGGATATGATTGCAAAAAGCTTAGATATGCCGTTAGAAAAAGTTAGAGTGATATATACCCCTTGTGGTGGCGCATTCGGTGGGAAGGAAGAACCTACGGTACAGATTCATGCCGCACTGGCAGCGATAAAGACAGGACTCCCAGTGAAAATGACGATGACGAGAGAAGATTCGATTCGCATGTCGACGAAAAGACATGCAGTTCACATATATATGAAACACGGTGTAACGAAAGACGGTAAGCTTGTAGCATTCGAATCAAAAGCGATATGCGATGCGGGGGCGTATATGTCTTTAACAAAACCTGTAGTATTCCGAGCAGCCGTTGTTGCCTCAGGTCCATATCAAATACCGAATGTAAAAGCAGATTCTTATGGTATCTATACCAATAATAATCCCGCCGGGGCATTTCGAGGATTTGGTAGCACCCAAGTAAGCTTTGCAGCGGAGATACAAATGGATAAATTGGCGACAGCATTATCGATGAATCCAGTTGAATTCCGTCGCTTAAATGGTCTTGATGTAGGTAAAGAAACGATTACAGGCCAAGTATTACGTGATGGTGTCGGATACTTAGAGACACTGAATGTAATTGATGAAGCAGTTAAGAGCAAATGGACACAATGGCTCAATGCATCTAAGGAGAAAATAAATAGTAACACAGGTACGAAGAAAATTGGCATAGGCTTTGCCAGCTCATATAAAAACGTAGGGTTAGGAACTGGAAAACCAGATTTTGCCGACGCGGCGTTAGAGCTACAAGAGAACGGTCGTTTACTCCTAAAAATCGGGGCAACCGATATTGGCCAAGGATCAGATACAGTTATGGCGCAGATTGCAGCGGCAGTTCTGCATATTGATTACGAGCTCATCGACGTTATTTCTTGTGATACTGCTTTATGTCCTGATGGTGGGATGACTACAGCTTCTCGTCAAACCTATGTGACTGGAAATGCAGTCAAGCTAGCAGCGGAAGAATGGAAACAAGCTTTAAATCAATTAGCGAATCGTTGTAGTCAACGGACAGATGCCTGTATGCAGTTTCAGGGTATGGCAGTAGAGAAACAGCAGTCAACGTTAAAGACAATCTACCAATGTGCTAAATCAAAAGGTACGAAACTAGAAGTCCTTACTAGATACAATCCACCAACAACATATCCATTACGTGCCAGTGCAGACCATGAGGCTGGCGTTACCGTTGAGGAGTTCGATATCCATTACGCGTATTGTTTTGGGACCCATGCTGCATTAGTAGAGGTTGATGAGGATACTGGGGAAGTGAAAGTTCTATCGATTTTTGCCGCCCAGGATGTAGGGAAAGCAATTCATCCGCAGAACGTAAAGGGGCAGATTGAAGGTTCAGTAGCGATGGGTGTCGGGTATGCATTATCGGAAGAATATATCATTCAGGACAATACAATTGTTACAGATACTCTAGCAAAGTTAAAGATTCCTAAAACGTTGGATATACCAGAAATAGAAACATTTATTGTGGAAGTAGATCAGCCAGATGGACCTTTGGGAGCAAAGGGGATGGGCGAGATTCCGATTAACCCAGTAGCACCGGCAATTGCTAACGCAATATATGATGCAGTTGGTGTTCGTATTCACTCCTTACCAATTAAAGCTAAGGTATTAAAGGAATTGATAGAGCAGAAAGCATAGAGCAGAGATCAAGAACAGCAGGGATTATAGAAAAGCAAAGATAGAAAAACATAGAATCTTTTAGATTACAAAAAAGGAGAGGGTAAAATGGTAGATTTATCATTAGAATTCTGTGGGGTAAAGTATCCGAATCCATTCGTTCTAGCAGCAGCACCAACAACAGACCACGCAGATATGGTAGCACGTGCATTTGAAGCAGGCTGGGGTGGGGCAGTACTAAAGACAACATCTGTAGAAAGTGAAGAAATTAATTTAGCGTACCCAATGATGGCGGGAACTGATTTTGAAAAGCGTAAGTTGATGGCGTTGCAAAATATTGATTTAATCTCGATTTACCATGTAGATGTTATCGAGAAAAGTGTGAAACAATTAAAGAAGGAATTCCCAGACCGCGTAGTCGTAGCTAGTATCATGGGACAGAAGAAGGAAGACTGGCAGGAGCTAGTGCGCCGTCTAGAAATTGCTGGGGCTGACATGATTGAATGTAGCTTTTCTTGTCCTCACGGGATGCCGGAAAAGGGTATGGGAAGTACAATCGGACAGAGTCCGGAGCTTACAGAGCGTACAGCCCGTTGGATCAAAGAAGCAGCGAAGAAGATTCCAGTGGTTATTAAACTCACTCCACAAATTGCAGATATTTCAGCATCGGCAGCAGCCGTTAAGGCTTCAGGAGCTGATGGGGTATCCGCTATTAACACAGTAAAAGGGATTATCGGTGTCGATATCGATAACTTCATTCCATATCCGAACGTAAACGGAAAGTCTTCGATTGGAGGGATTTCGGGAGCGGCAATAAAGCCCGTAGCTCTGCGTTGTGTAGCAGAAATTGCGAAAAAGGTCGATATCCCAATTACAGCCACAGGTGGTATTACGACATGGCAGGACGCAGTAGAATTTCTACTAATGGGTGCGAGAAACCTGCAATTATGTACTGTGGTTATGCAAAAAGGCTTTGGTGTAATTGATGAACTAGTGGATGGATTAACGGGTTATATGAAACGTCATGGTTTTCAATCGGTTGAAGAAATTGTCGGTAAAGCATTACCGAATTTAGTCGAGCATTCGCAACTTCCACGTCATCATAAAGCACTGGCTACTGTGAACCATGAAATTTGTATCAAATGTGGGCGCTGTACAATTGCCTGCTATGATGGTGGACACCAAGCAATTACTCGAGATGCAGATAAGCGCCCGATTGTTGATGAGCAGCGTTGCGTTGGGTGCGGTTTTTGTACAACGATTTGCCCAGTACCAAACTGCTTAACGATGAAGTTTCTTTAGGGGGTCCATTCTATGATTATCGTAGGAAATGGAACCGTAATTACTCTAGACGATCAACAAAGGGTAATAGAAAATGGCGCGGTCCTTATTGAGAAAGATAGGATACTAGATGTCGGGAAAACGGAAGACCTAATGCAAAGATTTTCTGATGTGACCTTTATTGACGCGAAGCATGGTCTGATAATGCCAGGTATGACGAATATTCATACCCACTTTTATAGTGCTTTTGCGAGAGGTATGGCTGTTCCGGGAGAGCCGGCTCAGAACTTTCCGCAAATTCTAGAGCGTTTATGGTGGAAACTTGATAAAGCATTGAACCTAGAAGCGGTATACTACAGCGCCCTCGTCTCAATGATAGAAAACATTAAAAACGGAACAACAACAATCATTGATCACCACGCCAGTCCATTTGCCGTAACTGAAAGCTTACTCCATATTGCAAAGGCGGCGGAGTTTACAGGTATCCGTACTTCCCTTTGCTACGAGGTATCTGATCGAGATGGCGAGAAAGTTACGAAACAAGGGATAGAAGAGAATAAGCGGTTTATTGAATATACACAGAAGGCTGATAATCCCCTTTTAAAAGGGA from Desulfuribacillus stibiiarsenatis encodes the following:
- the pdxS gene encoding pyridoxal 5'-phosphate synthase lyase subunit PdxS, with the protein product MVQIGTTTVKRGMAEMQKGGVIMDVVNAEQARIAEAAGAVAVMALERVPSDIRAQGGVARMADPTITEEVMKAVTIPVMAKARIGHIVEARVLEAMGVDYIDESEVLTPADEVYHIDKNKFTVPFVCGARDLGEALRRIGEGASMIRTKGEPGTGNIVEAVRHMRTMQSQIRQVKNMAEDELMAFAKNIGAPFELIQFIFKNGKLPVVNFAAGGVATPADAALMMQLGADGVFVGSGIFKSDNPEKFARAIVEATTHFEDYKLIGELSKNLGTAMKGIDISTLKEEEKMANRGW
- the pdxT gene encoding pyridoxal 5'-phosphate synthase glutaminase subunit PdxT; the protein is MKTIGVLALQGAVREHMNMIEKAGAKAVAVKKLEQLEEIDGLILPGGESTTIGKLMKKYGFDEGIRKFAEAKPVMGTCAGMIVLAKEIVGQEEAHLGLLDISVERNAFGRQVDSFEQKLNIPGVGEDYCSVFIRAPLVAEVKSDNVQILAQHDQRTVIVRQGNILGMSFHPELTDDERVHRYFIEMVEGKH
- the serS gene encoding serine--tRNA ligase, which codes for MLDPKLIRANLEDVKKALSKRGEDIKDLDIFIELDQQRRDLLVQVEALKNRRNVVSEDVAVKKKNKEDAEDLILQMREVSQQVKDLDDKVREIDEKLEDVLLGIPNIPHESVPVGETEDDNVVERLVGDIPNFDFEAKAHWDLGTSLGILDFETAGKVTGARFVFYKGLGARLERALFNFMLDLHTMEHGYEEVLPPYIVNRASMTGTGQLPKFEEDAFKIADSDYFLIPTAEVPVTNMHRDEILTNDQLPIKYAAFSACFRREAGSAGRDTRGLIRQHQFNKVELVKFVRPEDSHEELETLVKDAEKVLQLLKLPYRVMRMCTADLGFTAAKKFDIEVWMPSYATYREISSCSNFEDFQARRAKIRFRRDEKGKPEFVHTLNGSGLAIGRTVSALLENYQQADGSVIIPEVLRPYMGGVEKISPKA
- a CDS encoding uracil-xanthine permease family protein; the protein is MGEKLNEEKLNTSPYELDGKPPLKEAIPLGIQHVLAMFVGNVTVPIIVAGAIGLTVEDRAFLIQCAMLIAGVATLLQVYRIGPVGARLPIVMGTSFGFVPIAISVGNTYGLSAVFGAALIGGLFEMVLGSFLKPLRKLFPPVVTGTVLLTIGLYLIPTGMNYVAGGVGKPDFGSFSNLFLAGLVFVTILIFNQYTKGMFKVASILIGMVVGYIVAIPMGKVNFDAVVNAPWFSIPMPLEYGITFVWPAIFAMCLMYVVTAIETVGDISGITVGGAKREATDEELRGGIMADGLGSVLAALFNAFPNTSFSQNVGIVSLTGIMSRFVVLIGAVFLILAGLFPKLGAIIAVMPTSVLGGAAIIMFAMIMTSGIAMVSRDLSQRNLLILACSLGIGLGVGNVPGVLGAFSETTKLILGGSGGMVIAAFLAVILNVVLPKGTADSKPICVSEETKIEA
- a CDS encoding molybdopterin-dependent oxidoreductase; the encoded protein is MLNISLQVNGVLIQREVDEKMTLLQFLRDNLGLLGAKNGCAKGHCGTCTIIIDGEAKRACLVRMGKVKDGSVIETIEGLSEDGELHPIQSAFVTEGAIQCGFCTPGMVLATKALLDKNLEPTDEEIKFALKNNLCRCTGYVTIFQAVRTAANMLQEMKKVNEQADQYNGKEFNQYTESQVMGVSKVRKDVVAKVTGKGIFADDYYAEDMLYGRLLFSTESHADILAIDTKEAESLPGVKLILTGKDIPGRNSFGLIVPQQPVLAEKRIRYLGEAVAAVFAETQEKADEAVKRIRVQYQPLPAVFSAVEGMEETAVKVHDAGNIVDHVKVRKGNLEKGFAKADIIIEGNYYTPAIEHAYLEPEACLVKPLFDGSIEIWTGNQGSIPFQDMIAKSLDMPLEKVRVIYTPCGGAFGGKEEPTVQIHAALAAIKTGLPVKMTMTREDSIRMSTKRHAVHIYMKHGVTKDGKLVAFESKAICDAGAYMSLTKPVVFRAAVVASGPYQIPNVKADSYGIYTNNNPAGAFRGFGSTQVSFAAEIQMDKLATALSMNPVEFRRLNGLDVGKETITGQVLRDGVGYLETLNVIDEAVKSKWTQWLNASKEKINSNTGTKKIGIGFASSYKNVGLGTGKPDFADAALELQENGRLLLKIGATDIGQGSDTVMAQIAAAVLHIDYELIDVISCDTALCPDGGMTTASRQTYVTGNAVKLAAEEWKQALNQLANRCSQRTDACMQFQGMAVEKQQSTLKTIYQCAKSKGTKLEVLTRYNPPTTYPLRASADHEAGVTVEEFDIHYAYCFGTHAALVEVDEDTGEVKVLSIFAAQDVGKAIHPQNVKGQIEGSVAMGVGYALSEEYIIQDNTIVTDTLAKLKIPKTLDIPEIETFIVEVDQPDGPLGAKGMGEIPINPVAPAIANAIYDAVGVRIHSLPIKAKVLKELIEQKA
- the preA gene encoding NAD-dependent dihydropyrimidine dehydrogenase subunit PreA; this encodes MVDLSLEFCGVKYPNPFVLAAAPTTDHADMVARAFEAGWGGAVLKTTSVESEEINLAYPMMAGTDFEKRKLMALQNIDLISIYHVDVIEKSVKQLKKEFPDRVVVASIMGQKKEDWQELVRRLEIAGADMIECSFSCPHGMPEKGMGSTIGQSPELTERTARWIKEAAKKIPVVIKLTPQIADISASAAAVKASGADGVSAINTVKGIIGVDIDNFIPYPNVNGKSSIGGISGAAIKPVALRCVAEIAKKVDIPITATGGITTWQDAVEFLLMGARNLQLCTVVMQKGFGVIDELVDGLTGYMKRHGFQSVEEIVGKALPNLVEHSQLPRHHKALATVNHEICIKCGRCTIACYDGGHQAITRDADKRPIVDEQRCVGCGFCTTICPVPNCLTMKFL